The stretch of DNA TGCACTCTGGATTTTTTGCCGTCAGAAATGAAACGCCAATGAATTGCCGCGCACAACGAAAGCTCACACTCAGTGAAGATGCACTGAAAGACATCGCTCGTATCGATGCCATCTGGTCAGCGCAAATGGATCTGTACCCAGAGGGATGGTTGTTTGGTGAATGGTCTATTGCCGATGCGATGTTTGCACCTGTGGCTTTACGTGTAGAAACCTATGGAATACAACTTTCCGAAAAGGCATCACAGTATCAACAACGCGTGCTTAACAGCCCATCAATACAAAAATGGTTGGCAGAGGCAAGCTTAGAAACCGATGTGGTTGAAGAGGATGAGGCAGGCGAGACTGTATAAATAGTTAGCAATGAGTCTCGATAAGGGCATCGAGACTCGTTCATTATTAGATAATTAGAAAGCGATTTCCTTACCGGCTACTCTTCAGCAACGCTGTCTTGATGATCATTCGGTTCAAACTCCAAAATATCACCAGGTTGGCACTCTAAAACTTCACACAGCTTATCGAGTGTCGATAGCCTTACCGCTTTAGCTTTACCATTTTTTAATACTGATAAGTTGGCTTCAGTAATCCCAACTTCTTTTGCCAATGTCTTCAATCGCATTTTTCGTTTGGCCATCATAATGTCTAAATTAATGCGGATAGTCATGACAAGTCCTTTAAATGGTTTGGCTATGTTCGTCAGCCAGAATATAACCTTCTTTCATCACCCATGAGATGATCAAAATAATTATACCCAATATCAGTGTTAAAAAGTCCATACCAACAAAACTAATCTCAAAGATACGTTCACCTGGTGGATTATTGAACGACAGAATCACTGACATCAATGAACCATAGAT from Vibrio splendidus encodes:
- a CDS encoding glutathione S-transferase family protein, coding for MQLYIGNQNYSTWSLRAWLIFDNYNLNAEVIKLKLFTSDFYDTLAKVTPTAKVPTLVDGDVAVWDSLAILEYVNDAHLNGAAWPSSMKERAHARAISAEMHSGFFAVRNETPMNCRAQRKLTLSEDALKDIARIDAIWSAQMDLYPEGWLFGEWSIADAMFAPVALRVETYGIQLSEKASQYQQRVLNSPSIQKWLAEASLETDVVEEDEAGETV
- a CDS encoding helix-turn-helix domain-containing protein, yielding MTIRINLDIMMAKRKMRLKTLAKEVGITEANLSVLKNGKAKAVRLSTLDKLCEVLECQPGDILEFEPNDHQDSVAEE